TGCATTTTCCTTTACCAATGCCACCCTCGGTGACATAACTGTCGGGACCTTTCTCGGCCTCGGCGCCAACGTGGCAGGAGGCGTAGCCGGAGTCAACTTCGACGGCAGCATCGGAGCAGGTTCAGGCTCATTTGACTTCACCAATCCTTCCTCGAACAGCCCCGTCCCGGAACCCGGCACACTGAGCCTCATGGCCACAGGCCTGCTCGGCGCAGCCGCTACCGTCCGCCGCAAATTCGCGACGGCCTAAAGTGTTTTCCGACAGCAAACCACGTTAGCTCAAGGCAAACTTATGGGCCGTCAAATCTGGCGGCCCGCTTTTTTTCATCCAATCCATCGCCACGCGATCCATCCCCTTTTCCCTCAAAATCGACCAGACAAGACAAATCTTGCTGAAACCCGGATCCAACTAGGACTGAACTTGTCGTATTTCAATTCCTTGTGTAAAAAGACTTAATGTCCTCTTCTCATTCCGCCCTGAAGTACACCAGACTTGTCCATCTCTATCTCGGGGTCTTTATTGCACCTGCCCTGCTCTTCTTCGCCTTTACCGGAGCCCTCCAAACCTTCAGCCTCCATGAAACCACGCGCGGCAGCAGCTACAAACCGCCCTCCTGGGCCGTGACGCTGGGCCAGATCCACAAGAAGCAGACCACCGTCGTTCCCCTAAGAAAACTCCCCCCACCAGAGCGATCCCCAGAAAATTCCTCAGCCAAATTACAAGACAAGCCTTCAAACAACAGCGCCGACAAGCAACCTGTCAAATCTCAATCTGCTCCCATCACTGGCACGCAGCCGGCGCAAAGCCCATCGCCCCAATCATCAGACGCACCCGCACCAAAGTCACACAACACCCTGCCCCTGAAGATCTTCTTTCTTCTCGTCTCCATCGGTCTCTTTATCTCGACCATCTCGGGCATTTACATGTCCTACAAGTACATCCGCAACAGAGGTCTCATCACCGCTATCCTGATTGCCGGTGTCGTCATTCCCATACTTCTAACTATCCTGTAATTACGCCCCTAAAGTCGCAGCCACATCACGGCTCCAACTCCCGTCGTTCGCTGCCATTCCCCCAACGCAGAAGAAACACCAGGACCAGAACCGCAACGATCCCGCCGCCAAACAATCCAGCCATCGCCGCTGCCAGCGCCTCCGGGCCGCCATGGAAGAGTCCATTCTCCCTGACATCCGCAACCTTGCAATAGATCGCCACCGCGACCACGCAAAAACTCAACCCCGCTCCCACAATCGATGCCACCAATCGCGAAAGACCGTGCCCCCGGCTCAAGCCTGAACCTCTATCCGCTTCCAATCTATCCCCAAAACAACCCGCCCCATCTCAAGCAACAAACTCAAGCCTCCCATTCTGCATCACCGAGTGCTTCGCAACCTTATCCCGCAGCGGAAAGTCATTCCGAAAATGTGCTCCCCGGCTCTCCTCGCGCCCCAGCGCCGACGTCACGATCAGCTCCGCCACTACATGCAGATTCCTGGCCTCCACCGCCCGCCGGGTCAGCCCCTTCGGCATAGCCGTCCCCAACGCATCCAACCCACGCTTAGCCTGCTCCAGACCAGCCTTATCCCGCAGCAGCCCGGCGTACTTCCACATCAGATCGCGCAGCTCTTTGATCCATCGCTCCGTCGCAGCCTCCGGCGTCACACCCCCACTGGAAGCCACTACCGAAGCACTTGCATCAAGCTCGGCCAACGACGTCTCCGCAACCATCGTCTCCGCCGCCAGCGGCCCAAACACCAGCCCCTCCAGCAGCGAGTTGCTCGCCAGCCGATTCGCTCCATGCACCCCCGTACAGGCCGCCTCGCCCGCCGCATACAACCCCGGCAGCGTCGTCCTTCCCTGCACATCCGTCTTCACCCCACCCATCAGATAGTGCGCCGCCGGCCGCACCGGAACCAGATCCCTCCCCAACTCCAGCCGATACTTCGCCAGAAACTTCGAGATCCCCGGAAACCGCCTCTGCAAGTCCGTCGCGCCCGGACTCCCAGTCGGATTCAAAGCCACATGCCGCATATCCAGATACACCGGCCCATCCATGCCCTCCCGCGTAATCGCCCGCGCCACCACATCCCGCGGAGCCAGCTCCAGCAGCGGATGATACCGCTCCATAAACCGCTCCCCCTTCGCATTCACCAGGGTAGCGCCCTCGCCCCGCAGCGCCTCACTCAGCAAAAAGCGCGGTGCCCCTGGCTCAATAAACGCCGTCGGATGAAACTGATAGAACTCCATATCGCTCACCGCCGCACCCGCCCGGTAAGCCATCGCAATCCCGTCTCCCGTAGCCACCGCAGGGTTCGTCGTATCGCTATAGACCTGCCCCGCCCCGCCGCTGGCCAGCAACACAGCCCCAGCCCGCACCACCCTCAGGCCACCCTCGCCATCCAGCAGCGTAGCCCCCACCACGCGACCACCCTCCACCAGCAGATCCACACTGGTCGCCCACTCCATCAACTCGATCGAGGGAATCTCCCGCACATGCCGCAGCAGCGACACCGCAATCTCCTTCCCCGTCGCATCTCCATTCGCATGCAGAATCCGCGACAGGCTATGCGCCCCCTCGCGTGTCCGCATCAACTCGCCCTCCACCCCGTTCTTGTCCGTCGGATAGCGATCGAACGCCGTCCCCCACTCCAGCAGCTCCTCCACACGCTTCGGCCCCTTGGTCACCAACACCGCAGCGGCCTCACGATTCACCAGCCCATCGCCAGCCGCCATCGTGTCCTCAAGATGCAGTGCGACATCTTCCTCGCCTCCCATCGCCACCGCGATTCCACCCTGCGCATAAGCTGTATTCGACTCCGCCAGCTCTTCCTTGGTCACCACTAGTACCGTGCTCGTCTCCGCCAACCGAATCGCCGCACTCAACCCTGCAATCCCTGCCCCTATCACCAAAAAGTCAAACCGTTCCATCTCTCAATGCTACCGGAGTCTAGAAAGATAGGTCCTGCCAGACGGGCCCACTGCGCGTGGGGCGGGCGTTCGCACGTCTTTTTAAAGCTTCGCGTGGTCCTCCCGTTGGTCGGAATCAGCTTCCCTCGCGCCACGCGAAGCGGTATACAAGTCACGAAGTGACCGCCCCACGCGCAGTGGGCCCGTCCGGCAGGACAAAGAATAGATACGATACGATGAAGAAACCGTGCCCGTAATCCCCGTCAACACGCCCTCGGCCACCTACAACGTCACGATAGCCCCAAACCTCCTCACCACCCTCCACTCTCGCCTCCGCAAACTAAACCCCGGCAAACCCTTTCGCCCCTTCATCATCACTTCACCCAACATCTGGGCCCTCTGGTCCAAGCCCTTCCTAGCCAGCTTTAAGGAACCTCCAACCGTCCTCTTCCACCCCGCAGGCGAGCGCCACAAGCGCATGGCCAGCGTCGAATCCCTCGCCCAGCAACTCTCCACCGCAGGAGCCGACCGCGACGCTCTCCTCCTCGCCTTCGGTGGCGGCGTCATCGGCGACATCACCGGCTTCCTCGCCGCCATCTACATGCGCGGCATCCGCTACGTTCAAATCCCCACCACGCTTCTAGCCCAAGTCGACTCCTCCATCGGCGGCAAGACGGGAGTCAACCTCGCCACCGGCAAAAACCTCATCGGCAGCTTCCACCACCCGCAAGCCGTCTTCGCCGACACCGACCTCCTCCGCACCCTCCCACCCGCCGAACTCCGCGCCGGCCTCCAGGAGTCCATCAAAGCCGGAGTCATCTACGACGCAAAGCTCTTCCGCTACATGGAACAAAACGCCGAAGCCATCCTGAGCACAAAAAGAAACGCAGACCCGACACCGTTAGCCAAAGTAGTAGCCGCCTCCGTCCGAGTCAAAGCCGAAGTAGTCAGCCAGGACGAAAAAGAGTCCGGCCTCCGCATGATCCTCAACTTCGGCCACACCATCGGCCACGCCATCGAAGCCGCCACCAACTACAAGCAGCTCCTCCACGGCGAAGCCGTAGCCTGGGGCTCCATCGCGGCACTCAGCGTATCAGTAGCTCGCAACACGATCAGCGAAAAAGACGCGAACTGCATCGTAAATCTGATCCTCCGCTACGGCCCGCTTCCCCCGTTCAAAGCCACCGCCGAAAAACTAGTAGCCCTAACCGCCCGCGACAAGAAAAACCGCAGCGGCATCCGCTCATTCGTCCTACCCACCGCCATAGGCAAAGTAGAAATAGTCCGCAACATCACCGAACCCGAACTCCTAACCGCCACCAACGCCATGCTCACCCTCATGCGCCAACAGATACGTAGCCGTTAGACTTCATCTATGCACGTGCTTACGGAAGAGGAAGCAACAATATTCTTAACCAAACATGGACTCGGCGGTAAAGTTACCCGCCTTGAACCGCAGGTCTCGCGATCTGAAGTAACGACCGACGTTGGGAGGCGATGCGCATACGCAAAGATGCTTACCGATTACCTTATGACCAGCGAAGCGTCAGTTGCTTGTTTGGACATCACTGATTGGAACGTATGGCCGTCGTCAACGAACATGGACTTGTTCTACGCGTACCGACGCTACCTTGGAGAGCAGCGCTTCTTGAATGACGCTCACTTTCATATTTTTACCTCTTCTGAGGCGAATGAATTTCGCAACATTCTTCATCTTTCATTGATTTCGCTATTCGATATTGCTGGAGCAAGCACAACCACTGACTTCCATTTTTTCGCCTCTCACGATGAATACATTGATGTCGCGTGGTACGAAGGTGCCTCGTGGCTGCCAACCATGAAATCGTTCTTATCCTAAAAATGGCCTTTGAAGAACGACTAACATAAGCAAAGTGACAATCGATCTAAAACCCGAACACGAACGCTCCACCGGAGCCCGCCCCGCCGGCATCACCACCGAGCAAGCCGCCGCCACCTCCGTCCAGCAGATGTTCGACACCATCGCTCCCGCCTACGACCGCGCCAACCACCTTCTTTCCGCCGGCATCGATCGCACCTGGTGGACCCGCACCGCCCGCCTCTTCCGCCCCATCCTCCAGCACCCCGAAGCCGTCACCCTCGACCTCTGCTGCGGCACCGGCGACATGACCATGGCCCTCCTCAAACATCGCCCCACCACCCCCGGCGCAGCGCCCATCCTCGCCGTAGACTTCTCCCACCAGATGCTCGCCCTCGGCATCAAGAAATTCGGCACGCACAACGTAACCCCCATCGAAGCCGATGCCCTCCACCTCCCCCTAGCCGACGCCTCCATCGACCTGGTCACCTCCGCCTTCGGCTTTCGCAACCTCGCCAACTACCACGAAGGCCTCACCGAAATCCTTCGCGTCCTCCGCCCCGGCGGCCAGCTCGGCATCCTCGAGTGCAACCAGCCCGAAGGCCTCACCGGCGCGCTCTACAACATCTACTTCAAATCCATCCTGCCCCGTCTCGGCGGCCTCATCACCGGCAACGAACGCGCCTACAGCTACCTCAACGCCTCAGTCGAGCGCTTCCCCCGCCCACCCCGCATGCTCCAACTCCTCAAAGCCGCAGGCTTCACCAACCCCACCTGGACCAGCTACACCTTCGGTGTCGTCGGCCTTTACCACGCCACCAAGCCCTAACAATTGAGAGCCGACAATCCTACTTGCCAATATAAGCAAAATTGTTTACTCTAAGCATTCATGAAGAGTAGTGAGTTCAAGCGTTGGCTCTCAGATCAAGGAGCATTCTTCAAGCCAGGAAAAGGGTCCCATCTTAAGGTCACGCTGAACGGAAAGCAATCTGTTCTTCCGATGCACAACAAAGAACTCGGCACCGGTCTGGTTGCTGCAATCAAGAAGCAGTTGGGTCTCAAATAGGAGGGGAGCATGCGATATCCAATCAAACTGAAGCAGGATGGAAAGTTCTTTCTCGTGACCTTTCCTGATATTCCCGAAGCGATCACGCAGGGCGAAGGAGAAGAGCAGGCGCTCCATGCCGCAAAAGAAGCTTTGGAGACAGCGCTGGACTTCTATTTCGAAGAAAACCGCATCGTTCCAAGCCCTTCCCTGCTTAAGCGCAAACAGCGATACGTGGAATTGCCCGTCAGTCTCGCGGCGAAGGTGCTTCTGCTAAACGAAATGCTGCGGCAAAAGGTAAGACCGGCGGAACTGGCAAGAAGGCTGCATACGACGCCTCAGGAGATAAACCGGCTTACCAATATCCGTCACACGTCCAAGATTGACGGCATTGCAGACGCGATGAAGGCACTCGGCAAAACACTCCAGATCAGCGCTGCAAACGACTTGGCCGCCTAAACCTCCCGGCAAGTCACCGTTCGACTACCAAAGAAAAGACAGTACGGATTCAATCGACACTTCAGCAGTTAGCTCGATATAACTCTTTTTTTACGTTGTTCGTTCGGCCTTGCTTCAACTTCGGTCAATGAGACGAAATTCCAATGGCCTCGACGCAGCCCCCCATCCTCGACGGGCCTTTAGTCTCCCCTGACGCAGCCATCGGCGCATCCGCCATGCGCAAAGCCACCGGCCATCTCATCCCTCTCATCGCCCTCGGCTACGGCGCAGCCTATATGGACCGCATCAACATCAGCTTCGCCTCCCTCCAGATGAACCGCGATCTTCACTTCAGCGCCACCACCTACGGCTTCGGCGCCGGCCTCTTCTTTCTCAGCTATGCCGCCTGCGAGATCCCCTCAAACCTCCTCCTCTACCGCTTCGGAGCACGTCGCTGGCTCGCCCGCATCATGGTCACCTGGGGAATCCTTGCCATGGCCATGCTCTTCGTTCGCACTCCCTGGCAGTTCTACACCGCGCGCTTCTTCCTCGGTGTCGCCGAAGCCGGATTCTTCCCCGGAGTCATCTTCTATCTCACGCAGTGGTTCCCCTCCGAACTCCGAGCCCGCGCCATCAGCCGCTTCTACATCTCCCTGCCGCTCAGCTTCGTATTCATGGGACTCATCGCCGGCGCACTTCTCAACCTCGACGGCCGCCTCGGCCTCCGCGGCTGGCAATGGCTCTTCCTCGTCGAAGGCATTCCTCCCATCCTGCTAGGCATCGTCTTCCTCTACCTGCTCCCCGACGGCCCGCAGCAGGCTCAGTGGCTCACCGAAGACGAGCGCGCCTGGATCCTCGACCACGTCCACAACGATCCTTCTCTAAGCGGCCAGCGCAGCCACAATCTAAGCGCAGCCCTCCTTGATCCCCGCGTCTGGCAGCTTGGCCTCTTCATGCTCCTGATGCTTGCCTCCTCCTACGCCTACACCTTTGTCGCTCCCGACATCATCCAGCGAGCGACCCACCTCAGCACGTCAAAGGTCGGCTACCTCATCGCAATCCTCAGCCTCCTCGGTGCAGCCGCCATGCTGATCAACGGCATCTACTCCGACCGAGTCCAGCGCCGGACGCCACACAGTATCTATCCCCGCTACATGCACATCATCCCCTGGGCCTTCCTCATCTCGGCCGGCTTCTTCGCCTGCGGTCTCTCAACCAATCCCATCAACGTCGTCGTCGCCATCGGCGCCATCATCATCGCCTACAACGCCATGCAGGGTCCCCTCTGGTCTCTGCCCGGAAGCTTCTTTCATGGACGAACCGCGGCCGCCGGCATCGCAACCCTCAACATGATCGGCATGATCGGCGGCTTTCTCGGCCCTTACTTTGTAGGCTTCGCCAAAGATCTCACCGGAGACTACCAACGCGGCCTCCTCCTCATGAGCATCCCCATGCTCCTCGGCGCCCTCATCATGTTTTATCTCCGCGCCCAAACGCGCCTCCGAAGCCAAACCCTCAGCCCCGAAAACCCTGTACCATCTTCCTGATGAGCACAACGGCCCAGCCCGAACAAGCCGCCACCCCACACAGCGCCAAGCGCTCCGCCGCGCTCTTCTCCGTCCTCGCCGCCTTCGCCGTCACCCTCCTCAAGCTCCTCACCGGCCTGCTCACCGGCTCCCTCGGCATGCTCTCCGAGGCCGCCCACTCCGGCATCGACCTCATCGCCGCCGCCATCACCCTCTTCTCCGTCCAGGTCTCCGACCGCCCCGCCGACGCCGACCACACCTACGGCCACGGAAAAATCGAAAGCCTCTCCGCCGCAATCGAGTCCGTCCTCATGCTCGGCTCCTGCGTCTGGATCCTCACCGAAGCCGTCCGCCGCATCGCCCACCGCCAGCACCTCGCCCTCAACTTCTCAATCTGGCCCTTCGTTGTCCTTCTCCTCTCTATCACCGTCGACTACACCCGCTCCGGCAAGCTCAAAAAAATCGCAGACGAAACAAAAAGTGAAGCGCTCGAAGCCGACGCCATCCACTTCCGCACCGACATCTGGTCCTCCATCGCCGTCCTCCTCGGCCTCACCGCCAGCTACATCGGCGAGCGCTTCCACATCACCCAGCTAGAGCTAGCCGACCCCATCGCCGCCATCCTCGTCTCCGGCATCATCCTCCACGTCACCTGGAACCTCGCCCGCCGCACCATCGACGCCCTCACCGACGCCACCCCCATCGAAACCCGCGCCCAAACCCGCGACATGACCCGCGACATCGCAGCCATCGACGGCGTCCTCTCCGTCGACCGCATCCGCACCCGCCGCGCCGGCCCCAACTACTTCGCCGACCTCACCCTCGGCCTCCCCCGCAATCTCACCTTCCAGCGCTCCGAGCAGATCACCATGGCCGCTACCGCCGCCGTCCGCCGCCATCTCCCCGGCGCCGACGTCGTCGTCCACTCCATCCCCACCGCCTCCCTCGCCGAAAGCCTCCACGACCGCATCCGCGCCGTAGCCGCACGCTCCAATCTCGCCATTCACGACGTCGCCGTGCAGGAGTACAACCAGGAGCTCCACGTCGAGCAGCACCTCGAAGTCGACGAGAAGATGTCCCTCAGCGCCGCCCACGCGCTCGTCACCCAACTCGAGTCCGACATCCGCCGTGAGATCCCCGAGATCTCCACCATCCTCACCCACATCGAAAGCGAACCCGCCACCATCGAGCGTCCCGCCTCCCTCGAGCGCGACCGCCAGCTCGAAGTCCGCCTCCGCCGCGCAGCCCAGGCCTTCCCGGAGATCCTTGACATCCACGAGGTCTTCGTAACCCGGGCCCACAACACAGGAGTCGACCGCATCCAGGTCAACTGCCACTGCACCCTGCCCGACGACCTCCCCATGTCGAAGGTCCACGAGATCATTACCGCCCTCGAAAACGCCTTCAAACTAGACTGCCCCGAAGTCTCCCGCCTCCTCATCCACCCCGAGCCCGCCACCGACAACCGCCGCTGACTTGCCCTCTGATGGTCTTCCAACCGGGTTAACCAAACGAGTGACGTTATCGCACCTTCGTCTTAATTCTCTCTACCCACTTGAGCAACGCCTCAGTTGGTGTGGAGTCGCTTTAGCTCTTTTGTTTGTCATTCCCGAAGGGAATCTGCGTTTGCAGTTTCTGCACCGTCAGGCGAATTACCATAAGCGCGAGATAATGGCCCATGCCCTCCCTTCCCATCGCGATTAGCAGAGCGCCAGCACCTCGCATCCGAGGGCTCGCTCGATGATGGGTGGCGGAGTGCATGCCGTACAAGCGGTCTTCCTTCTCCTTCTCGTCTTCGTAGCCGTCTTTGCCGGGCTGGCCCGAAGACTCAAAGTGCCGTATCCGATCCTGCTCGTCATCGCCGGCCTGCTCTTGAGCTTTCTACCCGGCATGCCACGCATCGGCCTCGATCCCGACCTGGTCTTTCTCGTCTTCCTTCCTCCTCTGCTCTACTCAGCGGCATGGACCCTGTCATGGAGAGAGTTCCAGCGCAACTTTGTCAGCATAGCCATGCTCGCCGTAGGCTTGGTGCTGTTCACCATCGTAGGACTCGCCGTAGTCGCGGGTTCTCTCCTGCCAGGGTTCGATTGGAAGTCCGCCGTGCTGCTCGGTGCGGTCGTCGCGGCCACTGACGCCATCGCAGCCACATCGATCGCACGAAGAGTGGGCCTTCCGCAACGAATCGTCGACATCCTCGAAGCCGAAAGCCTCGTCAACGACGGCACCGGCCTCCTCGCCCTGCAATTCGGCCTCACCATGCTGGTCACAGGCCGAACGCCGTCAGTCATTGAAGGACTCGGTCAACTCGTCTTCCTGACCTGCGGTGGAGTAGCCGTGGGCCTGGCCATCGGAGCTGTCGTAGCGTGGTTTGAAAGATGGGTCGACGATGGCCCCATCGAGATCGTCATCAGCATTCTGGCACCCTACGGAGCTTACCTCCTGGGAGCCCGCATGCAGGTCTCCGGGGTCATGGCCGTCATCGCCTGCAGCATGTACATGAGCCGCAAAAGTCCCGAGTATATGTCGCCCCAGGTCCGCCTGCAGACGACCGCTGTCTGGGATGCACTGACCTTCATCCTCAACGGCATCGTCTTCGTTCTCATCGGACTTCAGCTCCCCTATGTCGTCGGGCAGATCGTTGGCATGAGCCGCCCGGTTCTCCTTGAATACGGAATCGGCTTCTCTGCCCTGATGATCTGTCTGCGCATAGCCTGGGTCTTCGCAGAAACCTACGTCGCCTACGGGCTCCGGCGATGGGTCCGGAAGTTGGACGTAAAACCACCGCAGCCGCGGCAGGTGTTTGTCATCGGGTGGGGCGGCATGCGCGGTGTGCTGTCGCTCGCAGCAGCCATCTCGCTCCCTTACGCTCTTCCAGGAGGCAGAACCTTCTCTCAGCGCAGCATGATCATCTATCTCGCGTTCTGCCTGATCGTAGCAACGCTGGTGGTGCAGGGCCTGACACTTCCCTGGCTGATTCGAATCATGGGCCTCTCCGAGTCGGGGCATACAAACCGCGAAGAACAAGAGGCTCGACGCGTCCTCGCGACTGAAGCAATCATGCATCTGCATCGCACCAGATCGAAGAATCGAGACCAATC
The nucleotide sequence above comes from Tunturibacter empetritectus. Encoded proteins:
- a CDS encoding PepSY domain-containing protein codes for the protein MSSSHSALKYTRLVHLYLGVFIAPALLFFAFTGALQTFSLHETTRGSSYKPPSWAVTLGQIHKKQTTVVPLRKLPPPERSPENSSAKLQDKPSNNSADKQPVKSQSAPITGTQPAQSPSPQSSDAPAPKSHNTLPLKIFFLLVSIGLFISTISGIYMSYKYIRNRGLITAILIAGVVIPILLTIL
- the nadB gene encoding L-aspartate oxidase, whose protein sequence is MERFDFLVIGAGIAGLSAAIRLAETSTVLVVTKEELAESNTAYAQGGIAVAMGGEEDVALHLEDTMAAGDGLVNREAAAVLVTKGPKRVEELLEWGTAFDRYPTDKNGVEGELMRTREGAHSLSRILHANGDATGKEIAVSLLRHVREIPSIELMEWATSVDLLVEGGRVVGATLLDGEGGLRVVRAGAVLLASGGAGQVYSDTTNPAVATGDGIAMAYRAGAAVSDMEFYQFHPTAFIEPGAPRFLLSEALRGEGATLVNAKGERFMERYHPLLELAPRDVVARAITREGMDGPVYLDMRHVALNPTGSPGATDLQRRFPGISKFLAKYRLELGRDLVPVRPAAHYLMGGVKTDVQGRTTLPGLYAAGEAACTGVHGANRLASNSLLEGLVFGPLAAETMVAETSLAELDASASVVASSGGVTPEAATERWIKELRDLMWKYAGLLRDKAGLEQAKRGLDALGTAMPKGLTRRAVEARNLHVVAELIVTSALGREESRGAHFRNDFPLRDKVAKHSVMQNGRLEFVA
- the aroB gene encoding 3-dehydroquinate synthase, translated to MPVIPVNTPSATYNVTIAPNLLTTLHSRLRKLNPGKPFRPFIITSPNIWALWSKPFLASFKEPPTVLFHPAGERHKRMASVESLAQQLSTAGADRDALLLAFGGGVIGDITGFLAAIYMRGIRYVQIPTTLLAQVDSSIGGKTGVNLATGKNLIGSFHHPQAVFADTDLLRTLPPAELRAGLQESIKAGVIYDAKLFRYMEQNAEAILSTKRNADPTPLAKVVAASVRVKAEVVSQDEKESGLRMILNFGHTIGHAIEAATNYKQLLHGEAVAWGSIAALSVSVARNTISEKDANCIVNLILRYGPLPPFKATAEKLVALTARDKKNRSGIRSFVLPTAIGKVEIVRNITEPELLTATNAMLTLMRQQIRSR
- the ubiE gene encoding bifunctional demethylmenaquinone methyltransferase/2-methoxy-6-polyprenyl-1,4-benzoquinol methylase UbiE — protein: MTIDLKPEHERSTGARPAGITTEQAAATSVQQMFDTIAPAYDRANHLLSAGIDRTWWTRTARLFRPILQHPEAVTLDLCCGTGDMTMALLKHRPTTPGAAPILAVDFSHQMLALGIKKFGTHNVTPIEADALHLPLADASIDLVTSAFGFRNLANYHEGLTEILRVLRPGGQLGILECNQPEGLTGALYNIYFKSILPRLGGLITGNERAYSYLNASVERFPRPPRMLQLLKAAGFTNPTWTSYTFGVVGLYHATKP
- a CDS encoding type II toxin-antitoxin system HicA family toxin, with protein sequence MKSSEFKRWLSDQGAFFKPGKGSHLKVTLNGKQSVLPMHNKELGTGLVAAIKKQLGLK
- a CDS encoding type II toxin-antitoxin system HicB family antitoxin — translated: MRYPIKLKQDGKFFLVTFPDIPEAITQGEGEEQALHAAKEALETALDFYFEENRIVPSPSLLKRKQRYVELPVSLAAKVLLLNEMLRQKVRPAELARRLHTTPQEINRLTNIRHTSKIDGIADAMKALGKTLQISAANDLAA
- a CDS encoding MFS transporter, with product MASTQPPILDGPLVSPDAAIGASAMRKATGHLIPLIALGYGAAYMDRINISFASLQMNRDLHFSATTYGFGAGLFFLSYAACEIPSNLLLYRFGARRWLARIMVTWGILAMAMLFVRTPWQFYTARFFLGVAEAGFFPGVIFYLTQWFPSELRARAISRFYISLPLSFVFMGLIAGALLNLDGRLGLRGWQWLFLVEGIPPILLGIVFLYLLPDGPQQAQWLTEDERAWILDHVHNDPSLSGQRSHNLSAALLDPRVWQLGLFMLLMLASSYAYTFVAPDIIQRATHLSTSKVGYLIAILSLLGAAAMLINGIYSDRVQRRTPHSIYPRYMHIIPWAFLISAGFFACGLSTNPINVVVAIGAIIIAYNAMQGPLWSLPGSFFHGRTAAAGIATLNMIGMIGGFLGPYFVGFAKDLTGDYQRGLLLMSIPMLLGALIMFYLRAQTRLRSQTLSPENPVPSS
- a CDS encoding cation diffusion facilitator family transporter — encoded protein: MSTTAQPEQAATPHSAKRSAALFSVLAAFAVTLLKLLTGLLTGSLGMLSEAAHSGIDLIAAAITLFSVQVSDRPADADHTYGHGKIESLSAAIESVLMLGSCVWILTEAVRRIAHRQHLALNFSIWPFVVLLLSITVDYTRSGKLKKIADETKSEALEADAIHFRTDIWSSIAVLLGLTASYIGERFHITQLELADPIAAILVSGIILHVTWNLARRTIDALTDATPIETRAQTRDMTRDIAAIDGVLSVDRIRTRRAGPNYFADLTLGLPRNLTFQRSEQITMAATAAVRRHLPGADVVVHSIPTASLAESLHDRIRAVAARSNLAIHDVAVQEYNQELHVEQHLEVDEKMSLSAAHALVTQLESDIRREIPEISTILTHIESEPATIERPASLERDRQLEVRLRRAAQAFPEILDIHEVFVTRAHNTGVDRIQVNCHCTLPDDLPMSKVHEIITALENAFKLDCPEVSRLLIHPEPATDNRR
- a CDS encoding Na+/H+ antiporter, which codes for MMGGGVHAVQAVFLLLLVFVAVFAGLARRLKVPYPILLVIAGLLLSFLPGMPRIGLDPDLVFLVFLPPLLYSAAWTLSWREFQRNFVSIAMLAVGLVLFTIVGLAVVAGSLLPGFDWKSAVLLGAVVAATDAIAATSIARRVGLPQRIVDILEAESLVNDGTGLLALQFGLTMLVTGRTPSVIEGLGQLVFLTCGGVAVGLAIGAVVAWFERWVDDGPIEIVISILAPYGAYLLGARMQVSGVMAVIACSMYMSRKSPEYMSPQVRLQTTAVWDALTFILNGIVFVLIGLQLPYVVGQIVGMSRPVLLEYGIGFSALMICLRIAWVFAETYVAYGLRRWVRKLDVKPPQPRQVFVIGWGGMRGVLSLAAAISLPYALPGGRTFSQRSMIIYLAFCLIVATLVVQGLTLPWLIRIMGLSESGHTNREEQEARRVLATEAIMHLHRTRSKNRDQSPLFQELIDRYQQRLDAMPLERERSATGLIHQARRNDAILTALQAEREALIRLRDEEQIDDEVLRTLQRELDLAESRVHTGSMIHP